A region from the Paenarthrobacter aurescens genome encodes:
- the truB gene encoding tRNA pseudouridine(55) synthase TruB, whose product MLSGLVIVDKPQGWTSHDVVGRMRRLAGTRKVGHAGTLDPMATGVLVLGINKATRLLTYIVGTSKTYTATIRLGETTITDDAEGEVTQARNAADVTEDAIAAGVAALTGPIEQVPSSVSAIKVNGERSYARVRSGEEVKLAARPVTIHRFEIHSVSRIDDGRVVDVDVTVECSSGTYIRALARDLGNALEVGGHLTALRRTQVGPYSLDQARTLEELAEELEVLDMSLAARALMPNRELSEEETTEISFGRRIAAGPGAGTPDAATAEKPAAAFAPSGELVALLADTGNFAKPVLVFAPGNGTGAGAGAEAGQAK is encoded by the coding sequence GTGCTTTCTGGACTGGTAATCGTTGACAAACCGCAGGGATGGACCAGCCATGATGTGGTTGGCCGGATGCGGCGGCTGGCCGGCACCCGGAAAGTGGGGCATGCGGGCACCCTTGATCCCATGGCCACGGGTGTCCTGGTATTGGGCATCAACAAGGCAACCCGCCTGCTGACGTACATCGTGGGTACCTCCAAGACCTACACCGCCACCATCCGGTTGGGTGAGACCACCATCACCGACGACGCCGAGGGTGAGGTTACCCAGGCCCGCAACGCAGCGGACGTGACCGAGGACGCCATAGCAGCCGGTGTCGCTGCCCTGACCGGACCCATTGAACAGGTTCCCAGCAGCGTCAGTGCCATCAAAGTCAACGGTGAACGCTCCTACGCCCGGGTCCGCTCCGGTGAAGAGGTCAAGCTCGCTGCCCGCCCGGTCACCATCCACCGCTTTGAGATCCACTCCGTCTCCAGAATCGACGACGGCAGGGTAGTTGACGTCGATGTCACCGTGGAATGTTCTTCCGGGACCTACATCAGGGCGTTGGCGCGTGACCTCGGCAACGCCTTGGAGGTGGGAGGCCACCTGACAGCCTTGCGCAGGACCCAGGTCGGCCCGTACTCCCTTGATCAGGCCCGCACCTTGGAGGAACTGGCAGAAGAACTGGAAGTTCTGGACATGTCCCTCGCCGCCCGCGCTCTGATGCCCAACCGGGAACTGAGCGAGGAAGAAACCACAGAGATCTCCTTCGGCCGCCGGATAGCTGCCGGACCGGGAGCAGGAACACCTGATGCAGCTACGGCAGAGAAGCCTGCCGCAGCGTTCGCGCCGTCGGGAGAGCTGGTGGCGCTGCTGGCAGACACCGGCAACTTTGCCAAACCAGTGCTGGTCTTTGCCCCTGGAAACGGGACCGGTGCTGGCGCTGGTGCCGAGGCAGGGCAGGCCAAGTAG
- a CDS encoding bifunctional riboflavin kinase/FAD synthetase yields MVHIWNDPTEVPKDFGPTVVTIGNFDGVHRGHQHVLAQLTTTAKRHNIPSVAVTFDPHPAQVHRPDSAPELIMGLQDKLDALGHTGVDAVLVMKYTLDLAAMTPLEFVRGIILDGLHAAHLVVGHDLRFGAGNSGDVVTMQELGDQLGFGVTVVNEYGAGGFPVHHDGDSDRRCSSTWVREALSEGDVATAAAVLGRPHRMRGEVVHGAARGRDLGFPTANLSHDSTGYVPADGIYAGWLIDQAGTRWPAAISVGSNPTFDGVSRQVEAHVIDRPEENVEDFDLYGQHVVIEFTQRLRGMVAYRGPEALVEQMCLDVAQAHELLTRRQGHFDNTADVPVN; encoded by the coding sequence ATGGTCCACATCTGGAACGATCCCACCGAGGTCCCCAAGGACTTCGGACCTACTGTCGTCACCATCGGCAACTTTGATGGTGTTCACCGGGGCCATCAGCACGTTCTGGCGCAACTGACCACCACGGCCAAGCGGCACAACATCCCCTCGGTCGCTGTGACATTTGATCCGCATCCCGCCCAGGTCCACCGTCCGGATTCTGCTCCGGAGCTGATCATGGGGCTCCAGGACAAACTGGACGCGCTGGGTCACACGGGGGTGGATGCCGTCCTGGTGATGAAGTACACCCTTGACCTCGCCGCGATGACACCGCTGGAGTTTGTCCGCGGCATCATCCTTGACGGACTCCATGCCGCCCACCTCGTTGTTGGACACGACCTCCGTTTTGGGGCCGGCAATTCAGGCGACGTCGTCACGATGCAGGAACTGGGCGATCAACTCGGCTTCGGGGTGACGGTGGTCAATGAATACGGCGCCGGGGGCTTCCCGGTCCACCACGACGGCGACTCGGACCGCCGCTGTTCTTCCACCTGGGTTCGGGAAGCTTTGAGCGAAGGCGACGTAGCTACCGCAGCTGCGGTTCTGGGCCGTCCCCACCGCATGCGTGGTGAAGTGGTCCATGGTGCTGCCCGTGGACGCGACCTGGGCTTCCCCACGGCAAATCTTTCCCATGATTCCACCGGCTATGTTCCGGCAGACGGCATCTACGCGGGGTGGCTGATCGATCAGGCCGGCACGCGCTGGCCCGCCGCGATTTCCGTTGGTTCCAATCCCACCTTTGATGGCGTCAGCCGGCAGGTGGAGGCTCACGTGATAGATCGTCCTGAAGAGAACGTTGAGGACTTCGACCTCTACGGGCAACACGTGGTGATCGAATTTACCCAGCGCCTGCGTGGCATGGTGGCCTACCGGGGGCCGGAAGCTTTGGTGGAACAAATGTGCTTGGACGTAGCTCAGGCCCACGAGTTGTTGACCCGGCGCCAGGGGCATTTCGACAACACTGCTGACGTGCCGGTAAACTGA
- the rpsO gene encoding 30S ribosomal protein S15, whose product MALDAAVKQSIIKEYATSEGDTGSPEVQVAVLTQRIKDLTEHMKEHKHDFHTQRGLLAMVGRRKRMLSYLKNTDIARYRALIERLGLRR is encoded by the coding sequence GTGGCACTTGACGCCGCTGTAAAGCAGTCCATCATCAAGGAATACGCAACCTCTGAAGGCGACACCGGTTCGCCCGAGGTTCAGGTTGCAGTCCTGACCCAGCGGATCAAGGATCTGACTGAGCACATGAAGGAGCACAAGCACGACTTCCACACCCAGCGCGGTCTGCTGGCCATGGTTGGTCGTCGCAAGCGCATGCTTTCCTACCTGAAGAACACTGACATCGCCCGCTACCGTGCGCTCATCGAGCGTCTCGGCCTGCGCCGCTAG
- a CDS encoding polyribonucleotide nucleotidyltransferase: protein MEGPEIQFSEAIIDNGRFGKRVIRFETGRLAKQAAGASMVYIDEDTALLSATTAGKQPREGFDFFPLTVDVEERMYAAGRIPGSFFRREGRPSTEAILACRLMDRPLRPAFVKGLRNEVQIVVTVLAINPDELYDVVAINASSMSTQLSGLPFSGPIGGVRVALIADEQGSQWVAFPKHSQLENAVFNMVVAGRIAGDDVAIMMVEAEATDNSWNLIKEQGATAPTEEVVSEGLEAAKPFIKALCEAQADLAARAAKPTVEFPVFLDYQDDVYAAVEAAAAEKLAAVFQIADKQDRDNASDELKDEVLGALAGQFEGREKELSAAFRSVTKHVVRQRILKDQVRIDGRGLTDIRQLTAEVEVLPRVHGSAIFERGETQIMGVTTLNMLKMEQQIDSLSPVTRKRYMHNYNFPPYSTGETGRVGSPKRREIGHGALAERALVPVLPTREEFPYAIRQVSEALGSNGSTSMGSVCASTLSMLNAGVPLKAAVAGIAMGLVSDQVDGQTRYAALTDILGAEDAFGDMDFKVAGTSEFVTAIQLDTKLDGIPASVLAAALKQAREARLHILEVINAAIDTPDELSEFAPRVIAVKIPVDKIGEVIGPKGKMINQIQEDTGADISIEDDGTVYIGATNGPSADAARSAINAIANPQVPEIGERYLGTVVKTTTFGAFVSLTPGKDGLLHISELRKLANGKRVDNVDDVVSVGQKVQVEITKIDDRGKLSLSPVVAEEEGAASEDAPAEAAEESAE from the coding sequence ATGGAGGGTCCCGAAATCCAGTTCTCCGAAGCCATTATTGATAACGGTCGTTTCGGCAAGCGAGTCATTCGCTTCGAAACCGGCCGCCTTGCCAAGCAGGCAGCCGGCGCTTCGATGGTTTACATCGACGAAGACACCGCCCTGCTCTCGGCAACCACCGCAGGCAAGCAGCCGCGCGAAGGTTTTGACTTCTTCCCGCTGACGGTTGACGTCGAAGAGCGTATGTACGCTGCGGGTCGCATCCCGGGTTCGTTCTTCCGCCGCGAAGGCCGTCCTTCCACGGAAGCCATTCTGGCTTGCCGCCTCATGGACCGCCCGCTGCGCCCTGCCTTCGTCAAGGGCCTGCGCAACGAGGTCCAGATCGTGGTTACCGTTCTGGCCATCAACCCGGACGAGCTTTACGACGTCGTGGCCATCAACGCGTCCTCCATGTCCACGCAGCTCTCCGGCCTGCCGTTCTCCGGTCCGATCGGTGGCGTCCGCGTTGCCCTCATCGCCGACGAACAGGGTTCGCAGTGGGTAGCATTCCCCAAGCACTCCCAGCTCGAGAACGCCGTGTTCAACATGGTTGTGGCCGGCCGCATCGCCGGTGACGACGTCGCCATCATGATGGTTGAAGCCGAAGCCACGGACAACTCCTGGAACCTCATCAAGGAACAGGGCGCAACCGCTCCTACCGAAGAGGTTGTTTCCGAAGGCCTCGAGGCTGCAAAGCCCTTCATCAAAGCCCTCTGTGAAGCACAGGCGGACCTCGCAGCCCGCGCAGCGAAGCCCACGGTTGAGTTCCCGGTGTTCCTGGACTACCAGGATGACGTTTACGCCGCTGTCGAAGCCGCTGCTGCTGAGAAGCTGGCCGCTGTTTTCCAGATCGCTGACAAGCAGGACCGCGACAACGCCTCTGACGAACTCAAGGACGAGGTCCTTGGTGCCCTTGCCGGTCAGTTCGAAGGCCGCGAGAAGGAACTGTCCGCAGCATTCCGCTCCGTCACCAAGCACGTTGTTCGCCAGCGCATCCTCAAGGACCAGGTCCGCATTGACGGCCGTGGCCTGACGGACATCCGCCAGCTGACCGCCGAGGTAGAGGTTCTGCCCCGCGTTCACGGTTCGGCAATCTTCGAGCGCGGCGAAACCCAGATCATGGGTGTCACCACGCTGAACATGCTCAAGATGGAGCAGCAGATCGACTCGTTGTCGCCGGTGACGCGCAAGCGCTACATGCACAACTACAACTTCCCGCCGTACTCCACCGGTGAGACCGGCCGCGTCGGTTCCCCGAAGCGCCGCGAAATCGGCCACGGTGCACTCGCTGAGCGCGCACTGGTTCCGGTTCTGCCCACCCGTGAAGAGTTCCCGTACGCCATCCGCCAGGTATCCGAGGCCCTCGGTTCCAACGGTTCGACGTCCATGGGCTCGGTGTGTGCTTCCACCCTGTCCATGCTCAACGCAGGTGTGCCGCTGAAGGCAGCTGTCGCCGGTATCGCCATGGGCTTGGTTTCCGACCAGGTTGACGGCCAGACCCGCTACGCAGCTTTGACCGACATCCTCGGTGCCGAAGATGCTTTCGGTGACATGGACTTCAAGGTTGCCGGTACGTCCGAGTTCGTCACGGCCATCCAGTTGGACACCAAGCTTGACGGTATCCCCGCCTCCGTGCTGGCAGCAGCGCTGAAGCAGGCCCGCGAAGCCCGCCTCCACATCCTCGAGGTCATCAACGCAGCGATCGACACCCCGGACGAGCTCTCCGAGTTCGCACCGCGTGTTATCGCCGTCAAGATCCCCGTGGACAAGATCGGCGAGGTCATTGGCCCCAAGGGCAAGATGATCAACCAGATCCAGGAAGACACCGGCGCGGACATCTCCATTGAAGATGACGGCACTGTGTACATTGGCGCCACCAACGGTCCGTCTGCCGATGCAGCACGTTCGGCCATCAACGCCATCGCCAACCCGCAGGTACCGGAAATCGGTGAGCGTTACCTGGGTACGGTCGTCAAGACCACCACCTTCGGTGCTTTCGTTTCCCTCACCCCGGGCAAGGACGGCCTGCTGCACATCTCCGAGCTCCGCAAGCTGGCCAACGGCAAGCGCGTGGACAACGTGGATGACGTCGTCTCCGTGGGCCAGAAGGTCCAGGTGGAAATCACCAAGATCGATGACCGCGGAAAGCTTTCCCTCTCCCCGGTTGTTGCCGAGGAAGAAGGAGCAGCCTCTGAGGACGCTCCGGCCGAGGCCGCTGAAGAGTCCGCAGAGTAG
- a CDS encoding M16 family metallopeptidase, protein MTVVPLPLEQTLPGGELIHGAEGGSVVRRSVLPGGVRVLTEAMPGQRSATIGFWVAVGSRDEADGQHGSTHFLEHLLFKGTKRRTALEIASAFDEVGGESNAATAKESTCYFARVLDTDLPMAIDVIADMITGAVLDPAELEQERDVILEEIAMDSDDPTDVAHEKFVAAVLGNHPLARPIGGTPDAIKAVARDSVWAHYQRYYRPEELVITAAGGLDHDVVCQLVLDALKAAGWQLDADAAPVERRGTDRAVITGTSGLHVVKRPVEQANIIMGCPTIVATDDRRFVMSVLNAVLGGGMSSRLFQEIREKRGLVYSTYSFTAAYADAGYFGMYAGCTPSKVRQVLELLGLELDKLAKEGITEEELRKAVGQLSGGIVLALEDTGSRMSRLGRAELVSGEFQDIDETLARIKAVTVEDVQDLARELAAAPRTITVVGPFEETETFGL, encoded by the coding sequence ATGACTGTTGTACCCTTGCCGCTGGAACAGACCCTTCCCGGTGGCGAATTGATCCATGGTGCTGAGGGCGGTTCTGTTGTTCGGCGCTCCGTCCTTCCCGGCGGCGTGCGCGTCCTGACCGAGGCGATGCCCGGCCAGCGTTCGGCCACCATAGGGTTCTGGGTGGCAGTGGGTTCGCGTGATGAAGCGGACGGCCAGCATGGTTCCACACACTTTCTTGAGCACCTGCTGTTCAAGGGCACCAAACGGCGCACGGCCCTGGAGATTGCCTCCGCCTTCGATGAAGTGGGTGGCGAATCAAATGCGGCCACAGCCAAGGAGAGCACCTGTTACTTTGCCCGTGTCCTGGACACGGATCTGCCCATGGCGATCGATGTCATCGCTGACATGATCACCGGCGCGGTCCTTGATCCAGCTGAATTGGAGCAGGAACGCGACGTTATCCTTGAGGAAATCGCCATGGACAGCGATGATCCCACTGATGTGGCCCACGAGAAATTCGTGGCTGCCGTCCTGGGCAACCACCCCTTGGCGCGCCCCATTGGGGGAACACCTGATGCCATCAAGGCTGTGGCCCGGGACTCGGTGTGGGCGCACTATCAGCGCTACTACCGTCCGGAGGAACTGGTCATCACCGCTGCTGGCGGTTTGGATCACGACGTCGTCTGCCAGCTTGTCCTGGATGCCTTGAAGGCCGCCGGGTGGCAGCTGGATGCGGACGCCGCACCAGTAGAACGTCGTGGCACCGATCGTGCCGTCATCACAGGTACATCAGGACTGCACGTGGTTAAGCGTCCCGTGGAGCAGGCCAACATCATCATGGGTTGCCCAACAATAGTGGCCACCGATGACCGCCGCTTTGTCATGAGCGTGCTCAATGCCGTGCTGGGTGGTGGCATGTCCTCGCGGCTGTTCCAGGAAATTCGCGAGAAGCGCGGCCTGGTGTACTCCACCTACTCGTTCACGGCAGCGTACGCCGATGCTGGGTACTTCGGCATGTACGCGGGCTGCACCCCGTCCAAGGTCCGTCAGGTGTTGGAACTCCTTGGCTTGGAGCTGGATAAGCTGGCCAAGGAAGGCATCACCGAGGAGGAGCTTCGGAAGGCTGTAGGCCAGCTGAGCGGCGGGATTGTCCTTGCCCTTGAAGACACAGGCTCGCGAATGTCTCGGCTTGGCCGGGCGGAATTGGTGTCCGGGGAGTTCCAGGACATCGACGAGACCCTGGCCCGCATCAAAGCCGTCACGGTGGAGGATGTTCAGGACCTCGCGCGTGAACTCGCCGCGGCGCCCCGCACCATCACCGTTGTTGGACCGTTCGAGGAAACCGAAACTTTCGGCCTCTAG
- a CDS encoding DUF1579 family protein yields the protein MITRSCCPAYFGELMELPSSGHAAELLRDFIGHWKGITEIAASPWGTARTAEAEAAFTSAAGGYAVVQSYRHREADGTHFEGHGMFTLDRDHGDTLWYYVDSMGRPPSIPVRGTWHEGTLTLDRRTPEGVARHTFRVEDGVLVHTADLKLEGSAGYSPLLKSVFRRA from the coding sequence ATGATCACACGATCATGCTGCCCTGCCTACTTTGGAGAACTGATGGAATTGCCCTCCAGCGGCCATGCTGCGGAATTGTTGCGCGATTTCATCGGGCATTGGAAAGGCATCACGGAGATCGCTGCCTCTCCTTGGGGAACTGCCAGGACAGCTGAGGCGGAAGCGGCTTTTACCAGTGCGGCGGGTGGATATGCCGTGGTTCAGAGCTACAGGCATCGCGAAGCGGACGGTACGCACTTTGAAGGTCATGGGATGTTCACCCTGGACCGCGATCACGGAGACACTTTGTGGTACTACGTGGACAGTATGGGGCGTCCGCCGTCCATCCCGGTCCGTGGGACATGGCATGAGGGCACGTTGACCCTGGACCGGAGGACTCCGGAGGGGGTTGCCCGTCATACGTTCCGGGTTGAGGATGGTGTGCTGGTACACACAGCGGACCTGAAGCTTGAGGGATCCGCCGGGTACAGTCCGCTGTTGAAAAGCGTCTTTCGCAGGGCCTGA
- a CDS encoding MoaD/ThiS family protein: MLVRYFAAARAAAGVEEEHHLLPGGTSLEGLLEAALAVERPMPPEGTPTLARIMARSSFLRNEVAVRDRSVPLGDDDVIDVLPPFAGG, encoded by the coding sequence TTGCTCGTCCGTTACTTCGCTGCCGCGCGCGCAGCCGCTGGAGTCGAAGAAGAACATCATCTCCTCCCGGGAGGCACCAGCCTTGAGGGACTGCTGGAAGCTGCCCTCGCCGTCGAGCGTCCCATGCCTCCCGAAGGCACGCCGACGCTCGCGAGGATCATGGCACGCAGCAGTTTCCTCCGCAACGAAGTGGCCGTGCGGGACCGCTCGGTTCCCCTCGGAGACGATGACGTGATTGATGTCCTGCCGCCCTTCGCCGGGGGCTAA
- the moaA gene encoding GTP 3',8-cyclase MoaA, whose translation MSVQLGMPLPPSGNAAGSTESGMAVPPPRPAGTPSGLWDRYGRRATDMRLSLTDKCNLRCTYCMPAEGLEWLSKQAVMTKDEIVRIVRIGVTALGVRELRLTGGEPLVRADLVDIIAGIRADHPDLPISMTTNGVGLDKKAAALKAAGLTRINVSLDSLHEETFTQLTRRPFLDRVLAGVDAAWAAGLGPVKLNAVLMRGINDAESPDLLAWALGRGYELRFIEQMPLDADHGWTRRNMITAAEIRELLSRDFVLGADPRERDGAPAERFEVRRRDPATGAATGPVLGTVGIIASVTEPFCSDCRRTRITAEGKIMSCLFSREEFDLLGLLREGATDEELASRWQDAMWVKPKAHGMDHTGLGAADFVQPDRSMSAIGG comes from the coding sequence ATGAGTGTTCAGCTAGGCATGCCGCTGCCCCCTTCAGGCAACGCCGCGGGCAGCACGGAAAGCGGTATGGCCGTTCCGCCCCCTCGTCCAGCCGGCACGCCCTCGGGGCTGTGGGACCGCTATGGCAGGCGCGCAACGGATATGCGTCTGTCACTGACGGACAAATGCAACCTGCGCTGCACCTATTGCATGCCCGCTGAGGGACTGGAGTGGCTCTCCAAGCAGGCTGTCATGACCAAGGACGAGATAGTCCGGATCGTCCGCATCGGCGTTACCGCCCTGGGCGTACGGGAGCTCCGGCTCACCGGCGGCGAGCCATTGGTCCGCGCCGATCTGGTGGACATCATTGCAGGTATCCGCGCTGACCACCCGGATCTCCCCATCTCCATGACCACCAACGGCGTGGGACTGGACAAGAAGGCAGCGGCGTTGAAAGCCGCGGGGCTCACCCGGATCAACGTTTCGCTCGACTCCCTCCACGAGGAGACCTTCACCCAACTCACCCGGCGACCCTTCCTGGACCGCGTCCTGGCCGGTGTGGATGCCGCCTGGGCTGCCGGACTGGGCCCGGTGAAACTGAACGCTGTACTGATGCGCGGCATCAATGACGCAGAGTCACCGGATCTCCTGGCGTGGGCCCTGGGCCGCGGCTACGAGCTCCGTTTCATTGAGCAAATGCCGCTGGACGCGGACCACGGTTGGACCCGGCGGAACATGATCACCGCAGCCGAGATCCGGGAACTCCTTTCCCGCGACTTCGTGCTGGGCGCTGACCCCCGCGAGCGGGACGGCGCACCGGCCGAACGGTTTGAAGTACGACGCCGGGACCCGGCAACCGGGGCTGCCACTGGCCCGGTCCTCGGTACAGTGGGCATCATTGCCTCTGTGACCGAACCGTTCTGCTCAGATTGTCGCCGTACACGCATCACGGCAGAGGGCAAGATCATGAGTTGCCTTTTCTCGCGTGAAGAGTTTGATCTTCTGGGCCTCCTTCGCGAAGGAGCAACTGACGAGGAACTGGCATCAAGATGGCAAGATGCCATGTGGGTCAAGCCCAAGGCCCACGGCATGGATCACACCGGTCTCGGCGCAGCGGACTTCGTCCAGCCGGACCGCAGCATGAGCGCAATCGGAGGCTGA
- a CDS encoding response regulator transcription factor, giving the protein MTTNTAAPAEPGNRRILLVEDEKTIAGVVRDYLLKAGFQVDTAEDGFTALELAASRQPDLVILDRMLPGLDGVEVCRRLRQSMSVPVIMVTALGTEDDRILGLEMGADDYVTKPFSPRELVLRVKSVLRRSIKEFTPEPPVEVAGLELDPASRTVTHRGVPLALTVREFDLLAFLMRRPNQVFSREELIKAVWGWDFGDLSTVTVHVRRLREKIEANPTKPELLKTVWGVGYRFDTKEAASASAGPEAVYAETEGDHGRQ; this is encoded by the coding sequence GTGACCACAAATACGGCAGCACCAGCGGAACCAGGAAATCGCCGCATCCTCCTGGTGGAGGATGAGAAGACCATTGCCGGCGTCGTCCGTGACTACCTCCTCAAGGCCGGGTTCCAGGTGGACACGGCCGAAGATGGCTTCACCGCCCTTGAGCTGGCAGCTTCGCGGCAACCCGACCTCGTGATCCTGGACCGCATGCTGCCCGGGCTGGACGGTGTGGAAGTATGCCGCAGGCTGCGTCAAAGCATGAGTGTGCCGGTCATCATGGTCACGGCATTGGGAACCGAGGACGACCGGATTCTGGGTTTGGAAATGGGCGCGGACGATTACGTCACCAAGCCTTTCTCCCCACGGGAGCTGGTGCTCCGCGTGAAGTCCGTGCTGCGCAGGAGTATCAAGGAATTCACCCCGGAGCCACCTGTGGAAGTTGCCGGACTCGAACTTGATCCGGCCTCACGGACAGTGACCCACCGCGGGGTTCCTTTGGCGTTGACAGTGCGTGAATTCGATCTCCTGGCCTTCCTCATGCGAAGGCCCAACCAGGTCTTCAGCCGGGAAGAACTCATCAAAGCCGTGTGGGGCTGGGACTTCGGAGACTTGTCCACTGTTACGGTCCACGTCCGGCGCCTGCGGGAAAAGATCGAAGCCAACCCCACCAAACCCGAGCTGCTGAAGACCGTGTGGGGCGTTGGCTACCGCTTCGATACCAAGGAAGCTGCTTCGGCCTCAGCCGGCCCGGAAGCTGTATACGCGGAAACAGAGGGTGACCATGGAAGGCAGTGA
- a CDS encoding sensor histidine kinase KdpD: MEGSELWTILAWVLFWAVLIGAATWMLLRLLRRASVLAQICLVVVATVAVLVAGMVSAFNAMFISARDLEVMWYILATASAVAVALSLMLGAGVSRNAAHLVDAARRLGRGETLEHTVGEGRGSAPAMTSELAELAQELEASSRSLAESRRREAAIETARRELVSWISHDLRTPLASMRAMTEALEDGMASDVQGYYRKIIGQTEQMTAMVNDLLELSKIQAGTLRLRAEPLDLYDLVSDAISDLAPLAAQRGIRLDGGGDRECMAVADGPSLARAVRNIVLNAILYSAPDSEVHISVGRGIEGNAVIAVEDHCGGLPEEDLPYLFETGWQKDPARRTTEALHGSYSGAGIGLSMVAGIVKAHGGSVTVHNIDGGCRFALSLPAGEAPPEQLTAGTPSTAHAEQTLTSDHRLGGTS; the protein is encoded by the coding sequence ATGGAAGGCAGTGAGCTGTGGACCATCCTGGCGTGGGTTCTTTTCTGGGCCGTGCTTATAGGCGCTGCAACGTGGATGCTCCTGAGGCTGCTTCGCCGGGCCTCGGTACTGGCCCAGATCTGCCTGGTGGTGGTGGCCACAGTGGCGGTGCTGGTGGCGGGAATGGTCAGTGCCTTCAACGCCATGTTCATTTCCGCGAGGGACCTGGAAGTCATGTGGTACATCCTGGCCACCGCCTCGGCTGTTGCCGTTGCGCTGTCCCTCATGCTCGGCGCCGGGGTCTCCCGGAACGCCGCCCACCTGGTTGACGCTGCCCGACGACTTGGGCGCGGGGAAACCCTGGAGCACACCGTCGGAGAGGGCCGGGGGAGCGCCCCGGCCATGACGTCCGAACTTGCTGAACTGGCCCAGGAACTTGAGGCGAGCAGCCGCAGCCTTGCCGAGTCGCGGCGTCGGGAAGCAGCAATCGAAACTGCACGGCGGGAACTGGTGTCCTGGATTTCCCATGACCTCCGGACGCCCCTGGCCAGCATGCGTGCCATGACCGAAGCCCTGGAGGACGGCATGGCCTCGGATGTCCAGGGCTATTACCGCAAGATCATTGGCCAAACGGAGCAGATGACAGCTATGGTCAACGACCTTCTGGAGCTGTCCAAGATTCAGGCCGGCACGCTCCGCCTGCGGGCGGAACCGCTGGACCTCTACGATCTCGTCAGTGACGCCATCTCAGACCTCGCGCCGCTGGCGGCCCAACGGGGCATCAGGCTCGACGGCGGCGGGGACCGGGAGTGCATGGCCGTGGCAGACGGGCCCAGCCTCGCCCGCGCCGTGCGGAACATAGTGCTCAACGCCATTCTCTACAGCGCTCCGGACAGCGAGGTTCACATCAGTGTTGGACGGGGAATCGAAGGAAACGCCGTGATCGCTGTGGAGGATCACTGCGGCGGGTTACCGGAAGAAGACCTCCCCTACTTGTTTGAAACCGGATGGCAGAAAGATCCCGCCCGCCGCACCACCGAAGCACTGCACGGCAGCTACAGCGGCGCCGGCATCGGGCTGAGCATGGTGGCCGGCATCGTCAAAGCACATGGGGGATCAGTCACCGTGCACAACATCGACGGCGGGTGCCGCTTCGCGTTGTCACTCCCGGCCGGTGAGGCCCCGCCGGAGCAGCTGACGGCAGGAACGCCTTCAACGGCGCACGCTGAACAAACCCTTACCAGTGATCACCGCCTTGGAGGCACCTCATGA